The following are encoded in a window of Algiphilus aromaticivorans DG1253 genomic DNA:
- a CDS encoding aromatic-ring-hydroxylating dioxygenase subunit beta: MTQALEAQAYTELLQLYAEYTAAIDAGDWDRWPEFFTEDCIYKLQPRENHERGLPLATLHFHSKGMLQDRVYGIRETLFHDPYYQRHVVSLPRVLSVDGGRWFLEANYAVFRTKLGELSTVFNVGRYLDEVVRVEGALKFASRSCIYDSEMIPNAIIYPI; the protein is encoded by the coding sequence ATGACTCAGGCACTCGAAGCGCAGGCCTACACCGAACTGCTGCAGCTCTACGCAGAGTACACGGCCGCCATCGATGCGGGCGACTGGGACCGCTGGCCCGAGTTCTTCACCGAGGATTGCATCTACAAGCTGCAGCCGCGCGAAAACCATGAGCGTGGGCTGCCGCTGGCGACGCTGCATTTCCATAGCAAGGGCATGCTGCAGGATCGCGTCTACGGAATCCGCGAGACCCTGTTCCATGATCCTTACTACCAGCGGCATGTCGTAAGCCTGCCGCGCGTCCTGTCGGTGGACGGCGGGCGCTGGTTCTTGGAGGCGAACTACGCGGTGTTCCGCACCAAGCTTGGGGAACTCAGCACGGTGTTCAATGTCGGCCGCTACCTGGACGAGGTGGTCAGGGTGGAGGGTGCGCTGAAGTTCGCGTCGCGGTCCTGCATCTACGACAGCGAAATGATCCCCAACGCGATCATCTACCCAATCTAG
- a CDS encoding MFS transporter, translated as MTGALRITELIDSRPLGRLQFEVATLCALVALLDGFDTQVIAYVAPAIAEQWGMAPSALGPVFGAGLLGLMAGALIGGPLADRWGRKWTIVVSTLLFGAFALTTAWAQTPGQLLALRLLTGLGLGSAMPNLIALTSEYAPARLRTMLVTLMFCGFPLGSILGGVLSALWIPSQGWPALFVLGGAVPLLLALVLAWRLPESPGFLLFRRARSHELQRVLERLDPGRHHDLQGVTAGEPPEPGFPVRELFRGPRTKVTVLLWIAFFMNLLVMYFMVNWLPTLLTLAGYSLSLAILASSLLNLGGIGGGILLAALVRRYGPYLTLGTAFVLVGGIVAALANVTAVPRLTMPAIFLAGAGVVGAQFCLNALAAETYPTAIRATGVGWALGIGRTGSVTGPLLGGVLLGWGWSPDQLVLACAIPALITAAAILGLARLRARDPDYVPRTLPL; from the coding sequence ATGACCGGTGCGCTCCGGATCACCGAGCTGATCGACTCACGCCCGCTGGGACGCCTGCAGTTCGAGGTTGCGACGCTGTGCGCTCTGGTGGCCCTGCTCGACGGCTTCGATACCCAGGTCATCGCCTACGTCGCGCCCGCGATTGCCGAGCAATGGGGTATGGCGCCGTCGGCGTTGGGGCCGGTGTTCGGCGCCGGGCTGTTGGGCCTGATGGCCGGCGCTCTGATCGGCGGGCCGCTGGCCGACCGTTGGGGGCGCAAGTGGACGATCGTGGTTTCGACCTTGCTGTTCGGCGCGTTCGCACTGACGACGGCCTGGGCGCAGACACCCGGCCAATTGCTGGCCTTGCGCCTGTTGACCGGGCTGGGCCTGGGCAGCGCGATGCCCAACCTGATCGCGCTGACTTCCGAGTATGCTCCGGCGCGACTGCGCACCATGCTGGTGACGCTGATGTTCTGCGGCTTCCCGCTGGGCTCAATCCTCGGTGGCGTGCTTAGCGCGCTGTGGATTCCAAGCCAGGGCTGGCCGGCGCTTTTCGTGCTGGGTGGTGCTGTACCCCTGCTGCTGGCGCTGGTGCTGGCCTGGCGCTTGCCGGAGTCACCCGGGTTCCTGCTTTTTCGGCGCGCGCGTAGCCACGAACTCCAGCGCGTGCTGGAACGGCTGGACCCAGGCAGACATCATGACCTGCAGGGCGTCACCGCCGGCGAACCGCCAGAGCCGGGATTTCCGGTGCGGGAATTGTTCCGCGGACCGCGCACGAAGGTCACGGTGCTGTTGTGGATCGCGTTCTTCATGAATCTGCTGGTCATGTACTTCATGGTCAACTGGCTGCCGACCCTGCTGACGCTCGCCGGCTACTCGCTAAGCCTCGCGATCCTGGCCTCGTCGCTGCTCAACCTGGGCGGGATCGGCGGTGGCATCCTGTTGGCCGCCTTGGTGCGACGCTATGGGCCCTACCTGACGCTGGGAACGGCCTTCGTGCTGGTCGGCGGCATCGTGGCGGCGCTGGCCAACGTGACCGCGGTACCGCGGCTGACAATGCCGGCGATCTTCTTGGCCGGAGCGGGCGTGGTCGGCGCGCAATTCTGTCTCAACGCCCTGGCTGCCGAGACCTATCCAACTGCGATCCGCGCGACCGGTGTGGGCTGGGCTCTGGGCATAGGCCGCACAGGCTCGGTCACCGGTCCGCTGCTGGGTGGCGTGCTGCTGGGCTGGGGATGGTCCCCGGACCAGCTGGTGCTGGCCTGCGCGATTCCGGCGCTGATCACGGCCGCGGCGATCCTCGGCCTGGCGCGGCTGCGTGCCCGGGATCCTGACTACGTCCCCCGAACCCTGCCTCTATGA
- the maiA gene encoding maleylacetoacetate isomerase: MKLHTYYRSSASYRVRIALNLKGLQAKHLPVHLTRDGGEQFRVQFRATNPAALLPVLEDGGERIAQSLAIIEYLDERHPEPSLLPAAAADRAWVRQIALAVACDIHPLNNLRVLKYLTGPMGLSEEQKQTWIRHWIDLGLEALEIGLATSPRRGAFCFGDQPTLADCCLVPQLFNAERFGMSLEAYPTLRCIAQACNSLRAFQDARPANQADAE, from the coding sequence ATGAAACTCCACACCTACTACCGCAGTTCCGCCTCCTACCGTGTCCGCATCGCGCTGAACCTCAAAGGCCTGCAGGCCAAACACCTACCAGTGCATCTGACGCGAGATGGGGGCGAGCAGTTCCGGGTGCAGTTTCGTGCCACTAACCCCGCGGCGCTGCTGCCGGTGCTCGAGGACGGTGGCGAACGCATTGCCCAGTCGTTGGCAATCATCGAGTACCTCGATGAGCGCCATCCTGAACCGTCATTGCTGCCAGCCGCTGCCGCCGACCGCGCCTGGGTCCGGCAGATCGCGCTGGCCGTTGCCTGCGACATTCACCCGCTGAACAATCTGCGCGTCCTGAAGTACTTGACCGGACCGATGGGTCTGTCGGAGGAGCAGAAGCAGACTTGGATACGCCACTGGATCGATCTCGGCTTGGAAGCGCTAGAGATCGGGCTGGCCACTTCGCCGCGCCGCGGTGCGTTCTGCTTCGGCGACCAACCAACCCTGGCGGATTGTTGCCTGGTGCCACAACTGTTCAATGCAGAGCGCTTCGGGATGTCACTGGAAGCCTATCCGACGCTGCGGTGCATCGCGCAGGCCTGCAATTCTCTGAGGGCTTTCCAAGATGCGCGTCCGGCGAATCAAGCGGACGCAGAGTGA